From the genome of Vicia villosa cultivar HV-30 ecotype Madison, WI linkage group LG2, Vvil1.0, whole genome shotgun sequence, one region includes:
- the LOC131651716 gene encoding F-box/LRR-repeat protein At3g59200-like isoform X2, whose amino-acid sequence MENLILQPPHGTKENTNKRLKSVASQSLIEDLPDEILSEILYWLNTKLAFETCLVSKRWYRLFHSLDFFFFTDAGVNCAENRVDLLRFVNSVIFSPHYQHLPIKHFILDFQFQIWDADDHITFNQWVEAAKRRRVSDLDLHLINVPLAPSIFCFKTLIKLRLIGISIGTLLHSSVDLPLLKSLYMHTVTFHNREDSMKLVSGCPQLKRLIAMFISVSNESVTAGYYKPLSNLFESAIWLFEVPFNAVYNVLCLGLLGLGRNVANIETSSYYKDFPVFGNLTELYLTWSYNADLHEWDEQSSPNKEDWKYPYQVPQCLSSHLTKCDIQRYEPLEADFRFATYILQNALHLQVMTIGVLRPEPTESPHFVDDLFSSSRISPACQLSISDLQLPDLVL is encoded by the exons ATGGAAAACCTTATTCTGCAACCGCCTCACGGCACAAAAGAAAATACTAACAAGCGTTTAAAAAGTGTGGCATCACAGTCTCTGATAGAAGATTTACCCGATGAGATACTATCTGAAATCCTATATTGGCTGAATACCAAATTGGCTTTCGAAACATGCCTTGTTTCCAAGAGATGGTACCGTTTATTCCACTCACTCGATTTTTTCTTCTTCACCGATGCAGGCGTCAATTGCGCAGAGAACAGGGTTGATTTACTTCGATTCGTTAACTCTGTTATCTTCTCCCCACACTATCAGCACCTTCCCATCAAACATTTTATTCTCGATTTTCAATTCCAAATCTGGGATGCCGATGACCATATCACTTTCAACCAATGGGTGGAAGCAGCTAAACGACGTCGCGTCAGTGATCTCGATCTACACCTCATAAATGTCCCTTTAGCGCCTTCCATTTTCTGCTTCAAAACACTAATCAAGCTCAGACTAATTGGAATAAGTATAGGCACTTTGCTTCATTCTTCTGTTGATCTTCCTTTGCTGAAATCCCTCTATATGCATACCGTTACTTTTCATAATAGAGAGGATTCCATGAAACTTGTTTCTGGGTGTCCCCAATTAAAGAGATTGATTGCTATGTTTATTAGCGTATCAAATGAATCCGTTACAGCTGGGTATTATAAACCCTTGTCCAACTTATTTGAATCCGCTATCTGGTTATTTGAGGTTCCCTTCAATGCTGTATATAATGTCCTATGTTTAGGCCTATTAGGG TTGGGGCGTAATGTTGCTAACATAGAAACCAGTTCATATTACAAAGACTTCCCGGTGTTTGGAAACTTAACTGAACTTTATCTaacttggagttataatgccgacCTTCATGAATGGGATGAG CAAAGTTCGCCAAACAAAGAGGATTGGAAATACCCATATCAAGTTCCTCAATGTCTTTCCTCTCATCTAACCAAATGTGACATTCAACGCTATGAGCCTTTGGAAGCTGATTTTCGATTTGCAACATATATTTTGCAAAATGCGTTACATTTACAGGTTATGACCATTGGTGTTCTTCGCCCAGAACCAACGGAGAGCCCCCATTTTGTAGATGATTTATTCTCCTCTTCAAGGATCTCCCCTGCTTGTCAACTCTCTATTTCTGACCTTCAACTCCCTGATCTCGTTCTCTAG
- the LOC131651716 gene encoding FBD-associated F-box protein At4g10400-like isoform X1, with translation MENLILQPPHGTKENTNKRLKSVASQSLIEDLPDEILSEILYWLNTKLAFETCLVSKRWYRLFHSLDFFFFTDAGVNCAENRVDLLRFVNSVIFSPHYQHLPIKHFILDFQFQIWDADDHITFNQWVEAAKRRRVSDLDLHLINVPLAPSIFCFKTLIKLRLIGISIGTLLHSSVDLPLLKSLYMHTVTFHNREDSMKLVSGCPQLKRLIAMFISVSNESVTAGYYKPLSNLFESAIWLFEVPFNAVYNVLCLGLLGLGRNVANIETSSYYKDFPVFGNLTELYLTWSYNADLHEWDEVLKMLHNCPKLQSLNIYKQSSPNKEDWKYPYQVPQCLSSHLTKCDIQRYEPLEADFRFATYILQNALHLQVMTIGVLRPEPTESPHFVDDLFSSSRISPACQLSISDLQLPDLVL, from the exons ATGGAAAACCTTATTCTGCAACCGCCTCACGGCACAAAAGAAAATACTAACAAGCGTTTAAAAAGTGTGGCATCACAGTCTCTGATAGAAGATTTACCCGATGAGATACTATCTGAAATCCTATATTGGCTGAATACCAAATTGGCTTTCGAAACATGCCTTGTTTCCAAGAGATGGTACCGTTTATTCCACTCACTCGATTTTTTCTTCTTCACCGATGCAGGCGTCAATTGCGCAGAGAACAGGGTTGATTTACTTCGATTCGTTAACTCTGTTATCTTCTCCCCACACTATCAGCACCTTCCCATCAAACATTTTATTCTCGATTTTCAATTCCAAATCTGGGATGCCGATGACCATATCACTTTCAACCAATGGGTGGAAGCAGCTAAACGACGTCGCGTCAGTGATCTCGATCTACACCTCATAAATGTCCCTTTAGCGCCTTCCATTTTCTGCTTCAAAACACTAATCAAGCTCAGACTAATTGGAATAAGTATAGGCACTTTGCTTCATTCTTCTGTTGATCTTCCTTTGCTGAAATCCCTCTATATGCATACCGTTACTTTTCATAATAGAGAGGATTCCATGAAACTTGTTTCTGGGTGTCCCCAATTAAAGAGATTGATTGCTATGTTTATTAGCGTATCAAATGAATCCGTTACAGCTGGGTATTATAAACCCTTGTCCAACTTATTTGAATCCGCTATCTGGTTATTTGAGGTTCCCTTCAATGCTGTATATAATGTCCTATGTTTAGGCCTATTAGGG TTGGGGCGTAATGTTGCTAACATAGAAACCAGTTCATATTACAAAGACTTCCCGGTGTTTGGAAACTTAACTGAACTTTATCTaacttggagttataatgccgacCTTCATGAATGGGATGAGGTATTGAAAATGCTCCATAATTGTCCCAAACTTCAATCCCTCAACATTTACAAG CAAAGTTCGCCAAACAAAGAGGATTGGAAATACCCATATCAAGTTCCTCAATGTCTTTCCTCTCATCTAACCAAATGTGACATTCAACGCTATGAGCCTTTGGAAGCTGATTTTCGATTTGCAACATATATTTTGCAAAATGCGTTACATTTACAGGTTATGACCATTGGTGTTCTTCGCCCAGAACCAACGGAGAGCCCCCATTTTGTAGATGATTTATTCTCCTCTTCAAGGATCTCCCCTGCTTGTCAACTCTCTATTTCTGACCTTCAACTCCCTGATCTCGTTCTCTAG